Genomic window (Nilaparvata lugens isolate BPH chromosome 7, ASM1435652v1, whole genome shotgun sequence):
ggaacagttttgggcataagcctgttgtgcctcctcaaaTAACTactgtaatagttatttgtgcaactagtgcgcaaagtgacagtttgctgcaccgaaagaaacgtttacgcccgagccgtaggcgagggcggaatggtttcttgagtgcagcagaggaactttgcgcacgtatttcacattacgtttttcctacagttaccattgaatatgaaaagtgggtaattatgggtaaaattgcctcaaatgcatcaaatgtttttctgtgtaattttattattgataaaaaccttaatcctaaagtcctcgttgtccttggttataatatataatgtaataattagcgcgttgtgcttggttgcacctctgctcactatagcagccacagcagtcactgttaccaacttcattttgattttgctgcactgttgctccatataacctactaagtattttgcgttgccatgttgcaaatctggagtgcagaaaaatgtttcccgcactagagcggaaaagtgattctttgcgttctgtaatcagtgcagcaatggccacttttcaacgtaactgtaggaaaaaataattgtacgactgagaaaatgaataaacgaatataaactataaattcaattttttgttacaaattttctatgcttttacactccagagcaaagctcggtcccccaatATTATTACTTAAGGACCCATAATATTAGATTGAGAAATCCCAATACTACCACTATCAGAAGATTGAAACTTGAATGAAAGTCATATTAATATCGAGAAATGTCTATAGATGGGGAAATCTGTAAAGCATATGAGAATAATCCATCAAAAACCTATCAGTTTTATTGTTGGtatatatttcataaaattatcAGACCAAATAAAGAAACAAGTGACTTAAAGAAAAGAATATTGCTTATTTTGGATCCCATTTAGTTTTTATTCCTCATTAATgttacaaaattgaataaaataaataatctcgTCAATCCAAAAAATTCTATGAGTAGCTTAACATCAAATCACAAATATTTCTAAACTCATAACCATACTTAATACATATACTTACATACCGTAGTTATATACTTACTACATACTTACATACCGTAGCTACTATTTTACGAAAAATTGTTCacaaaatttttatgaaaaacctAATCTTAACTCAAAACCTCTGAACAGGATTTATAATCATTTCAACATTGCATTTTTGTGGATGAAGAAATTTGTAAGAATCAAACAAAGAAATCTGATTGGGAGATCACAAGAAAGTTCAAGCTTAAAACTCGATCccatcaaaaataaatgaaaacgatgcttcaattttgatcatctTTCTTCCATTGGCATTTATAAAGAAATGTTCATCATTGAGACTGTTTTTCGGTATTGTTGACAGTGGTAGGTGTCTCTTGGCGCTAACAATTCCTATGCGAATCATATTGCAAATTTAGAACTTGCTCAACGCATTCATTCTGATTCTGGAGAAATAGATAATTGCAATTTCTCACAGAAAGTACtctgaattttgattttataattatcaCTTTTTTATAATGAGAgctatcaataaatgaattgtcACAATTCAATGAGACTCCAAGTTCGATTGAGGAAGCAGAACTGGTACAACTACCAAATATTGAGAATCTATGGcctttaataattttatcacaTACAATCGGAAAATCTTTGGGTTcaaacttatcatacacaacCTCCCATATTCTCTTGTGCttataatcattcatattgGAATCCATTGCTCGCGGCTCCTGAATCATTGATATACTCTCAGCGGTCACCCTTGGATTAAATCTAATTCTATTGATAGCAATTGCATACTTCTCTTCACGGGTCAGAAGCGGTGATGGTTCAACTCTCTCTACAAATTCCTCCCCACTCATTGTCAGGAACCGAATGTGTTTTTTGAGATTGTTAAAACACGTGGCCGCATCTTCGACTGGAATTCTACGTCGCTCAATCTCAGCCAAAGCCCATCGCtcgaaatttatgaaaatctcCACTTCAGACTTGACATTTAGAGAGGAGGATTTCAAGATGGACTCAACCGCATCTATACTTGCGGATGGGAAGTAGGCACTACTGAAAACCTCCCCTGTATTCTGGTTTATAATTCTACTACACAGATTGTCAAAGTTAGAGATGCAATTAAGTCTACAAGTGTCTTGTAACTCTAAAACGTCGCATGGTTTCAgtgttttctcaataaaatcTACACATTTTTGTGGCAGGTTTGGGATTATGTATTTACGTGCAGCGGTGTAAGTGTGTAAAGCGTGGAAGACTGATGTAAACTTGATCTCACCGGTGTATATGTATGTTTTCATACCATTAAATCCTTCCGGTTCTAAGTCTATAACTTGAACTGGGGTTGTCTCCTTCAAATCTCCACAGAACATTGCTTGAAAAACTTCACTGGCCAAAGAGAAAAACACCTTGTGTCCCTTAATCACAGTTTTCTGCTCACCCACAACAAATTCACAATCGCTGAGCATGTTGCTCTTCAATAAACGATGGAAACGGGTTTCGAAAGTTGAATTTTCAGATTCCTTAGTGTTTCTGCAGTCACCATCTCGGCTTCCTCCAGCTTTGGATTCCATATTTGTTGATTCAAACTgaaaaaatggaaagaataagTTCAAGAAGGacttttttgagatatgagcacatggagtttaatttttttggacagatcatttcaaatacgatagaagataataaattcatgaaattccaaggataaattcttcatggtaggatattgttgattgaataagacaaaaatttctttaaaatatcaatttttgagaaaattatttaatttattaaaaaaactctCATTTGACTTATTTTCGGGCATTATGGTAAATTGATCAAGGTAATATAATATGGTAAAAATTTCTCaagaattgaatttttcaaataatttttgttgaatgaaaaagactaagaaattgtcaaaaaccacagattgattgatactttatatttattgaaatttctaagtatcaataaatctgtggttcttgtcaatttcttagtctttttcattcaatatgaataactaccacaatatcaacttctcaactacacaaaaaataatttttgcttcATTTAATCTATGAAAAATTCATCTTAATAATTCCATGAatattcatctcatcaaatttgaaatgatctgtccaaaaaaattaaaatccattcagatttcaaaaagtaataattggaaaaaatctttagaatataaatttttttggtAGCTTGATACGAATCGATAAACTTCGGAGAAATATCACCAATAAAAAGGTTTTTTTTTTTGCCTTTGTACATCCTTGATGAGAATAGCTTTGCTATGCATTATTGTATGATCCTATTTcgatattcaatcaatcaataattgaagcttttaaaataatatcaatagttTTCCTTCAAAACAATATGCATACATGtctataatttaaataaaattcagtaccgtacttgaaaatggcattagttgCTGGAGCGTGtgtcaaaataattcaaaagggaTCTCAGATTCATATCTCTTTTTATATCAAAATTAGTCCAAAAAAAGTCATTgtctataattatataaatgaaactagccgtcaggctcgtttcgctcgccatatccatctagcaagggggctccgcctcctggacccctgactggatcgtccaaaaatgagatcagcgggctcgcttcccttgcctgcatttttcgtttgagcatgcttcattccatcagaaagtcaaagtactgagaaaacgcagaaaagctgagaaaaacgctgattttgggtgtatctttgatgaaatattaaagacacctcatcacaaaatttttagaccctagctaaacctctgtacaaAATTTGAGAATTTTCTGTCTAtaacttgatgaaagaactgagaaaacgctaaaacccgctaattttgggcatatctttggcgtCTTTTCAAATTCCtactaacacaacattattacaccccagctgagcttctttactaaatttgaacattttctgttcattttttcttgataaagctgagaaaacgctaaaaaaccctggaaaacgctaattttgggcgtatctttgatgttattgcaaattccttctaacacaacattattacaccctagctgagcttctgtactaaatttgaacattttctgtttatttcttctcgataaagctgagaaaacgctaaaaaaaccctgaaaaacgcagattttgggcatatctttgaaaatttttccaaatccgttcttagtgcgcctctagagggccaactgaacatccctaccaaatttgaacgtttttggtccggtagatttttagttctgcgagtgagtgagtcagtcagtcagtcagtgagtgagtgccatttcgcttttatatataattatatagattaccAAAATAAGTTAAAAGTAAAATAGTAATATTAACTATGGGAGGTCCCTGAAAAGGTtaaaacctgagcgcaggggccgagtgttactaattattaaaaatgaataatgtagGCTACACTCAAGAGATATGAATATTAGGAGAACATTTCCTcatgtatgtatttattcatacatttatCACAGAGAGTAGAATAACTTGCGAAAATTATTAATAGGCTGAAGCCCAATGCtgtcattatattttcaatcaactCACAGTTTAACAATATATGGCAGTCACAttcaaaaatgaacaatttaactgagtcattgtcaatattgtagaaccgttccataataattgaataaaaacacaaatatgttttCAAACTCTACACTGTTGTTTTTtttagtacacgaccaaggtttcgtgaccacaccggtcacatttccAAGTTGACTAAAGCTAAAAGGTTAAGGTCAACATTGAACATTAAAATTGGTACAAACGTTGGCCAACATAACTAACACCTTATACATCCACTTAATGTATTAAGTTAGTTATGTTGGCCAACATGTACCAATTTCAATGTTCAATGTTACCTTCACCTTTTAGctttagtcaacttgaaaatttgaccggtgtggtcacgaaacaaAACCTTGGTCATGTACTAAAAAAaacaacagtgtagaatttgacaacaaattggtgttttcattcaattatgaaCAATTTACACCTCAAAATCAACAATTaacatctaaaaatcaacaattaacacctaaaaatcaacaattaacacctaaaaatcaacaatttacACCTTAAAATCAAGAAGACgaacaatttttgaatttaaaaatattcaattagatTTAAATCAAGAGAGAAATCAAACTGAATAATTGATGTATCCAAATATCTGgaaattgaaacttgaaaattgagatccgaaaaatatttattatactcACAATTCAAACTTTCTACAGCTGCTGATATGCTGCGGACAGATTTCACAATTTTAATGAAGGTTCgtaatttcaaaattcttttgTAACAAATTCTATActctgggataactcgctgaagttCCTTAGAAAAAGATTCATTGGTTCTAGTAGCTGGCAGGAAGAGAGTTTCCCATTGTCTGTTgaaaacgagagagagagagtgagtgtgtgagcaAGATACTGTAaaatattatcagctgtttgatttataaaatacaattaTAGAACcctttgaaatcaataataaatgataaataaactatataatttataaactattattattttattaatttcgaaGGAGACTAAAGCCTAATTCTTTtcataaataaaagaaaatagccctgaattataataatatatagtgaGAAGTTAACAGCTGTCGATTCAAAGGATACtattattctttttataaataaaataggcCTGAATTCATATTTATCGTGAGTAGATAACAGCTGTTGATTTACcaaatttagaaatattattatttggaaGATTGCATGTTTTAAAAAACATCTGGGAGAATATTACTGGAATCAACTGAATGATAACAAAGCAAAAATTTCAAGccaaagctgcgtttacatcaaagttaatcctcttatagattctattggattctattagattgaatggaacttgacaaacacatatgatcatcatgtttatgataagttatgtccaatctaatataatctacaaggacagagaaataaacattttgttaataagttTGGTGTGAATAACGAAGCTTAAACCATGTTTACTTTTGTAGATAAAATTTCATTTATAGATATATTGTAACTTGAAAGTTTTAAGAATGCAAATCTTGAGATTTGGGTGAATTAAACTGAGTTGAGAATAGAACttgaacataatatatatttagatATCAATATAACTGAATGAAATATCAGCTCATTCACCTTCAAAAAAGTATATGAGAATAATCTCTGAAGCATATCTCAACTCCAAAGATATTAGTTCCATCTTTGACCCATCATTGTAGACTCAAATCTTCTCTATGCTTGCACAAGAAAAATAGAGTAAAATATGTTAATCCACCAATAAATAGATTTGAATGTACATTAGGTGTCGTCAAGAATAAAATCATATAAAACTAACTGAGCCAATATTCATACACATAATCATcactcaaaataattattaattacatcgACGGGCAAATTGAAGAATTCTTCTACATTATATAATAGGTTCTTTAAGATGCGTTTACTCCAAAGTTATTCacaaaatgttaatatattattaattcttataaattctattagattgaacataacttatcaacacatgatgaacatatatgtatataagttccgttcaatctaatagaatctataaaaattaataagttattaacatttttactTACatttgtgtgtgtggtgtgtgtgtgtgtgtgtgtgtgtgtgtgtgtgtgtgtgtgtgtgtgtgtgtgtgtgtgtgtgtgttgtatgagtgtatgtgcgtctgtgtacacgatatctcacctcccaatcaacggaatgacttgaaatttggaacttaaggaacttacactataaggatccgacacgaacaatttcgatcaaatgcaattcaagatagcggctaaaatagcgaaaatgttgtcaaaaacagggtttttcgcgattctctcaaaaatggctccaacgattttgatcaaattcatacctagaatagtcattgataagctatatcaactgccacaagtcccatacctgtaaaaatttcaggagctctgccccatgcaaagtttgattttagatttccaatgatcaggtctcagatataatttgaacaaaaaatttcaagtcgaaaagattgagcatgaaaatctctacaattttaatgtccagtaacattcccacctaaaattgagaataagcttgaaatttgagaaaatgtgataattcaattattgcaaactgtcggcggctgttgattctattaaatcattcattatgaagagatagcagatctcgtgtgtatccagctttattgtcctgtcaccagctggcacagatctttgaatagtagacttgatatgcgcgggaacactagcgtcaggtgatcaattttcattatggcaaggaaagttgtgtgagtgcaccacaccagattttttctaaataactttggtgtaacccAGCTTTAAAGTCGATTAAATTTGAACCAagattgatgataataataccTATTCTAATtactttttcacaattttcgtATATTATGTTAATCAATTCTcctatagaatataataatttcaagagaTTGAATCATTTATGTGAAGGAGAGGATgatatcaaaatcaataatattaatattatttatattgatattattatccaatccAATTTACTGTTTACCCAATATTGGAAGTCATatctatatcatttttattgatttcatatctatttttcaatcaaatcttTCTCTCATAACCTGAATGAATATTAGTATataactagcaggaaacccgtgctccgcaagggtctgattgggaacttgacaaactgaaaacttgtcctactggaattttgaagaattttaaataggcctacaaccatcctcggtgaattaagaagcTGTATGCAGAATTCAAGTTGAGGCTGTTTGGTACACTTCTTTccaattggataatctttttcaatataattgctAAGAGTAAGAAGAGTAAGAGTAAGAGCAATAAGAGtaagaaaaagtggcaactgaaatttttaagtgtttttgagtggtctaataagcggttgttgaagtgctaacttcgTTTTCTTCCCGGATCATGAACAGTTTCTATTATATAACCTctcttaaaaattaaaaaaggggtatttttccaaactaaaacattttatcccccatatcgttcataaacgaaaaagtgacactttagtattatgttccagggagtaaagtaagcactttagacaggaaGTGACTCcttttaaataacatgggaagcatctctattttaaaaactcacattttaataggttagaaggtctaagctcagatgagaaagcataaagaggtgtctgtcattgagtcaactgaattcaataccacaaccagaaatttgatcaactcatgaaatatatgtttgtatttatgtttttattcttaatattagtagacgataaaaatttatacaatttttaaaatatcttattctattcaaaataccagccaacaaatatttttgatctgcaattcaaatctgaaccgcgagatctggagtcagccatttttgatagacacccagctgatataattgttacaacttttgctagatagcgcaatcggcaatgccaatcagacggccagttcaaggttttagattttaggttagtTTTTTAGGAAacttgtcaccaatacgtagttattaaaatgttttatttgcagttttctataaaaaaaatgtagatggaggaaaatgttgtgtacatcacgagtgaaaaatactttttctccctcaggaaaattgttgccatcggcttcgcctcgggcttcaaacttttccctcagggagaaaagtcgtacttttcactctagatatacaaataactatttcgccccacttggatgtataatgagctggttttcgtgcgtcatatggaggcgaaagtgattgttttctgatcaggccggtaaaatttttacggccctagggttgtaaaataaccttgaagtcagctgattctgattgatgtgaacgtgtttacaaaatggtttattaaacgaaatcatttatgcttctagaattgaataagtattctgcaataagatactatcattttatttggatgaataaaatacagataagatatatattatactattcaaattcgattttcagagtggatagaacttctaacctaaacttccgaagtcaacgacaacagcattgttgacgttgacattcagattggccaaatttcaagtgtgctaagaCACAGCTGATCAAagaacttttcattatttgtttattattcaagaatcaaaacatttataataatatcatctcattgtcatttgGGAGAAtagaaagtataaactcaacctccccacATAATGAACTATCTTCTatgttatttagacaaatcagaatggaaaataaaaatgataatttcctgatattcagattacctcagatttgctagagctatgaccttcctgttttgctttcagaagtgcctaataaactattattctcatatatatatattgtatatttttctgtgtggcaaaaatgtttcgcaccatgggcaaaaatgtctcttaatcttttctagtcctcggcctacggcctcggacttgaaaaccgatttcgagccggaaaagtctcattttcggccctatgTGCGATATATACTATTCTTCcatattgtatttgtttttccatgtttaataaataataccTCTGACTCTTTGACATAGTTTACatgaaagagagaagaaaataaataaaactgtaACTATTAATTACTTAGCTACTTGAAATACaatgattatgaatattgtatcaaaTAATTAAGCAGTACTTACAGTTAAGATGTATCTTGAAAGAAGCTTCNNNNNNNNNNNNNNNNNNNNNNNNNNNNNNNNNNNNNNNNNNNNNNNNNNNNNNNNNNNNNNNNNNNNNNNNNNNNNNNNNNNNNNNNNNNNNNNNNNNNatcaggaaattgtccaagaattttattttttatcctgatttgtctaaatagcgtaaaagattatgttcaacc
Coding sequences:
- the LOC120352524 gene encoding BTB/POZ domain-containing protein 2-like; this translates as MESKAGGSRDGDCRNTKESENSTFETRFHRLLKSNMLSDCEFVVGEQKTVIKGHKVFFSLASEVFQAMFCGDLKETTPVQVIDLEPEGFNGMKTYIYTGEIKFTSVFHALHTYTAARKYIIPNLPQKCVDFIEKTLKPCDVLELQDTCRLNCISNFDNLCSRIINQNTGEVFSSAYFPSASIDAVESILKSSSLNVKSEVEIFINFERWALAEIERRRIPVEDAATCFNNLKKHIRFLTMSGEEFVERVEPSPLLTREEKYAIAINRIRFNPRVTAESISMIQEPRAMDSNMNDYKHKRIWEVVYDKFEPKDFPIVCDKIIKGHRFSIFGSCTSSASSIELGVSLNCDNSFIDSSHYKKVIIIKSKFRVLSVRNCNYLFLQNQNECVEQVLNLQYDSHRNC